The genomic segment ggattagttggagcctcgtgattaattcacaaaggtataattttccAACGCCCTATgaatttttgttaaaatcatacgagcgcccaaagcaaaacatattttgattgtcaaaataaataaaaattttaaaacttccgctgcgtttgggcgtgtagaaaacctaGATCCAACACAACTATCCAACTTGGAAGTATGAAGTGTAAGTGCAAAGTGACTTATGAGTCCTAacttaattattatttgattttgttttatATATGAAACTATATCAATATCACAAACAGTAGACATAAGAacatttttgtttaaataaaaaagTATCTAAAATGTGATCATTTATTCATTTTCATGCGTAGATAATATAATGTCCAAATCATAGCCTTAAATCCTTTTGTTAGCGCGTTTTATCCTTGAATTTATTGTGTTTGATTGAGGTGACGATGGATTAGATGCATTATAGCATTTGAAATGTAGTTTACATGTCGTAAGTTGCAACTTATGATATTCTattagcttgaagatatcatcACGATTTTGTTGTGGTTTAAATGTGGGACACAAGAGTCTGATGATTCATGAggtttgaattttttattgTAGAAGATGCGAGATGTTTTTTGCTTTGGTCAATAATGTATGAAGTAGGCTGTGTAGCCACTTTTTTGTTATGAAAATTTGTCTTGTTTTTTTATAAGCAATTGATGATGTGTTGAGGGAAGTTTGTAAGAATGTGAAGAATATGCTTGTAAACTATTCCCTACAAAACTTACTTGTAAATAATGGTGGATTActagtaaattaaaaaaaaaattgctcaTGGAATTTTCTGTTACTGAATCTTTGTATGTATATGTGGATTTATTGGGTTGTTATTATCCAAATTAAAGATAAAAGGTAGCGTTGGTGATGCAAGCCGTAGAACATTTGTACATATTGTTTAATTATGTTATGTGTGACTGATTGTATTTTGGTATGGTTAAGTGCAATATCGCAAATAGGCTACTTGACTATTTTAGTTTTTAGGAAAATTTCGGCAGAGTTTCTCCTGTAAATACATGCCAAAAGTACAAACAAGTCTAAGTATATCGCAGACAGAAAATGTGATAACATTAACTTGTTTTCCAAAACAAAgtttggctttcaagtcatttTTCTAAGTCTACAAATCAGAAAGACACTAGCCAAACCATGATAAACAGGTGCAACAAATACAACTCCTATTCCTAGTATATGTTTTTCAATTCTTCCTGATGTGTGTGGCGTTGCAAGGGTATGTGCTTAGCCACTAGAAAAAGGTTCCACTAGGATTGATAACTTTTATTTGAAATTGGCCAATCACACTCCTGTGAGACAagtttttcattttcattttccttAAGCCTTTGAAATTCTCAAATCCTCGTGTTTTTCCTATTGTCCATTCCTGCGGAATGAATGAGAAAAGTTGAGAAATCAATGAAGTGgtaatcaataaaaatatgattgttaaataaaaaaatggaagAAAACATCTATCAAGCAAGATTTAAGATGGCAAAGATATAATTTTGCAAAGCCGGGTTTTTCCTCCATTGTTTTcgttttgaatttttatatacTTCTTAGCTTAATTTTCATCCATTAAAAAACCATCTCAAAAACTATTGTCAGATTCAAAGTCGAACTCATAATTCTTCAAGCCTGACGACGGTGTGTCATGATGTACAATAATTTTCCTCGCTTACATATGGTTCAATTACCGGGTATACAGTGACTGACGATTTAAGGAGCTCGGGATTGCCCTTTTCTTTAAGATAGCGTTTTTCTCCCAAATTTTTCCTTGCCTCTGCATTTTTGTTCTtctaaaattatattaaattgaaACCACAAATAATTTCTGAAATGACCGTACTTCTAAATTCATTTATTTTgcactaattttttttacatcatgcataattaattcataatGAATAAACTAACATAAATAGTCAAATAAACAAAACTCCATATCATCCATAATCATTCATGCGAAATAAGTAAAATAAGTGATAAAAGTCTAAAATTTAACTCAATAAATTATAGCATCCTAACAgtctataaataaaaatgataattcataaaatcatcaaaagttTTTAACATATGCAGAATTTCCAGGTCCTCGGGTATGCACTGCGCCTCACGGATGACTCGATAGTCCGTGAACATCATCATTACCTGCAACCATTCAAACCtattgagtctaatgactcagcatgttCAAATCCAATATAACAAGTACGTAAATATACActcacatgcataaaaattaatattactaaaaatagatttttctatgCAATCGTGAAACCTTCAAAATATGCAACTTTTTTTAGCCGTGCttaaatatgaatatttttcatttaaaattatcatttttaggTGAAGTCCGATCCTCGAAAGTGACAATATTtattcgattgatcaatctataaatCATAATACTAGGCCGCCGGGTCAACGTCCACTTCTTCGACGATCCCACGGActatcataaaaaaataacttCACCGGTCACTTCTTCAACGGATCCATTATCATTGAGATTCTCGCCCACGTTTTCGACGGTTCACTCCCTTTTCATTGCAAGTTCACCGTTCTCGTTTTGAACAGATCATTTACTACTTTTTCGTCGCGATCAATTCACtttcctcaaaaatattttcttttactttatcatttcataaaacatTCATAAATTCTCATATTCcattaaaatttccaaaaagaTGCTTTATATCATTTATATACGTCGAGATTGCTAAAAATAGCAAATACATGCAAATACGTTAAAacttataaaattaaaataaatcatgcatacactttaaaacttctaaaaataacattttatacGATTTGGAATTGTTTTAGGAAGTTGCAAACCACCCTCGACTTTCCTCGAACCAACCGCCCACGATTCAACACTATACGTACCCGGATGAACTTAAACTTTGACTCAAGGAGACGACtcgattttaaaactttaaaaatgcCCAAAAATATCCAGTAGCTTGTTGGAAATTCAATCTTAGGACCTACGTTTCAAAAACGACTCGATTCGCTTACCAGACGACACTTCTATTACCGTTTTCGCATTATTGGATAAACAAATTACCAAACTACCCTTCCGACTCGAACCAACCCAAGAACAGACCTTTCTTAACATCCTAAGATTAAAATTAAGCTGCTGGAAGTTCCCAAGCCAAAGCCAAAatcgaaacgttaattaaatttAACCTAAGCTCAATTCGCTTTTTTTTGACACGTTCGGGCAAATTACAAACCCAAACAGACCACGGCTCGAAATGACCTCGAACCAGGCCATAGACCTCTTCCTTAGACACTAAAAAAGACCATGATCAGGCCCTTTCGGACAAAAACCAGACGCTCAAGTTTCCAACCTCCCCACAATAGCCGCGGGCCATATTCTTCTTCTGGAGCAGCCGAGGACCAAACACTCCAGCGGCTGTGGCTGCCCTTGACTCGACTTTTGGCTCACACTAGACCCTCACCAGGACCCTAAGGCAGGTCCATAGCCCCTGGACCAGCCCTTTCCACCTTCCCCATGCCCAAGGAACCACACGACTCCAAAACAAGCCAACATGCACGCCCTAAGGAGTCATGGCTGCTGTGCTTCAGCAGCTCGTCCAGCACATATCCAAACCCAACCAAGGCCTACCTAGGACCCTAAACAAACCCTCCAGACCATGACTAGGGTCCCATGCAGCCCCCATGGCCCATAGCACCAAAGCCGCGCCCTCCTTTGATCTCATGGCCTGCACGCATTTGCTTGCAGGGCTGGTCAGCCCTATGGGGCTCATTGATTCATCTTTTGTCCCTTAAATCCTCTTTTTAAACATCTAGACCAGCCCTTGAATACCTTGGTTTGCATCCCTTTTTCAACGATTCACAAAACGTTAAGGATACTTTGCAAAAACATGAGATGCACAAATATGGAATTGAAAACCATCCTCCTCACAACTTTCACACAACATCAGCATACATGCAATATTATGGATTGAATGGTGCATGAAAAAGGGTTTGAAAACATGCCTTGTTCCTTTATTCTTACGAGATACGAGAGACGGCGCGACGAGAGACGAACGAAACTCAAATCTTCTCCTTCCTTCCTCCCTCTATGGTTCGGCCCCTAGAGtcctagtgtgtgtgtgtgtgtgtgtcctGCTGAAGAGTGTGGGAGACGTAAGTTTCTTGGGGTGGTAGGGTGGGGTTTTATTCAATTAAACCATTAAGTTGTTAAGTGGGCTTAAGTTTACCTAATGatccataattaattaattaagtccTTGTTAATCTATGTCcaataaagaattaattaaatacttaatttgtCCATTAAAATTCCcaacaatatttaaaatatttggtgcTGCTCGTTTCTAATATCGTACGTCCGAAACTACTAATTTTCTCAGCAAAAGTTCGCTACCGATTAAGTTCGTCCCTTACTATAAATAGATTTGCCGCTTTCCTATTTTGAACTTACTAAATATAGAGTTTCTATTTATAAATTTCTAAAAGTAGAAACTTTATCAAAATCGTCCTCGGTTCTCTCTTCTTCTGCCGTGCATCACGTATTCGACTACAGGAAGTTCACATTAGTTCACGTTCATAACGTttgattaaataatcattaaatcATGCAGATACTTAAAAATGCTTCTGGACAACTCATTtagataaatttcaaataaattttcatgcatgcatgtggttagtGTATTCGGGTGTTCGAACGTCACAATTTCTCTCTACCGTTGATTAATGAAGTTGTCGTATCCGAGTTTCGCGGATTAACGCTGTTGAATTCTAaactatattttgtatatttttcttCGTTTTCCACTTCACTTCGGTTGTTTCTACATAATATCGATTATGGCTTCACAGTGTCGGAGTCCTGTTTCCGAGTGGTTTACCAAGATTTTCACGTCGACTAATTTTTTTGGCCGTCTTTTGAAATTGTACATGCCACGAAGAATATTTAATCACTTGTCATATTCCTGCATTTTAGGACTTGATTGATTCTAAGTTGCCATTCTGAATATTTGTGTTCGTGATCCAACTCATCTTTCGGTTATGTGTTATATTAGTGTCGGGTTTTTCTTTTGAGTTGTTATCAGAAATTTGCTTGGAGTCCCAATTTAAATTTCGAGTTTTTGATTACTCTTTGTTCGTGTTGTTCCGAGTAAATTCATCGgttgtatttatatgcatgCTCAGATGTGAAGCCAaaattatcacaatatcaacaCTGTTTTACACAATATCATATAATAACTAAGAAGAAAGTAAAATCCAGAGAAATGATGGGTTGGAATTAGAGGGACAAGCCAGACTCCTCATCCTCATCAAGGGAAGCGGTGTACACAAAGTAAAGTGCCCAAATCAGAGCGAACACACCCGCAAGAATCCACACCAAGAGGTTGTTGCTCAGCCCGAATGGCAGCCCGGTTCCTTCCGTGCTCAACCTATCGTCCACCAGCGCCAGCGCGGCGGGGCTAGACATGGCTGCCGCACAGGCCGACGCCATAAACGAAGAAGCCGCCACACCCAACTTCGATTCACTCTCCTCTGTACCCTTTCCTCCTTCCATGGTACACCTCACTTTCCCCGTGTTAATATTTGACATCGATGGTAGCCCTGAGGTTCAAAATCAAATGCCCATTTGGATTAATATTCGGCAGTAAGAACATGAGTTGTACACAGATAAAGACGTGGGTTTTATTTACCGATGACGGCGGAGGGCCGCACGGCGAACCTTCTCTGTGCCGGGGCGGCGCGTGCAATTGGCGAGGTGGAGGCGAAAGTAGAGATGGCAGCCATTTTCCTTCAAAGCCCGAGTCCGAGTTTGTGTTGGGAAAAATGAAGAAGGTTTTGTTACCGATAGTGAGTGGATATTTAATATCTGTGCGTCAAAGAGACTACAGTGAACCACACAGTTTGGATCCGATAGATAGCCCCTTATCCTTAAAACTCAACTACTTTTGGCCACGTGGCATGTCATATTACATTTTGTCCCCGACGAGTTTGAGGGCAAACTGGTCTATGCGTTTGAGATACTAGTTTTTAAATCTCCGTTGTCTTAATTAAACGTGTGTTCAGGTCATTATTAGACTGAGATTGAAATTTTCTATGCAGTCTCTTGTTCACGTACAAAAAATGTCtatgtatttttttatatcgGATGAAATTcgttacaaaatattaaaaatctagaaacatatatatgatattacATAATAATTGGTTTAATCTGatataaaagataaaattttgagtATAAAATTGTAACAactatattaatatcaatacttATTACACTTATTTGTTAGCTCAAATATAATTTGTTATACATGTTTGAGTActgaaaaatcatatattagtgtcagatttgaaacatttattatttaaatatcatatattaatactagtttttcaatattttgcactgaattttcatccaaaaaagAAGCGtgattaatttgaaaatttgttatacatgtttggtactaaaaaaatcatataagaTATAAAACATTTAGTTCTAAGATATCATATATTtgttccaaattttcaatgttttttaTCGAGTTTCATCCGAAAAACAAATATGGGTCTAAGAATGCAGAAACATTTTTTGGGCTATTTAGAGACCGCAGAAAAGAATCTGTCTGACAAATAATGAACACACATTTAACTATTGAGATGAATATTTATTGATCATTTGCTCTTTTTTCCCATTTTACTAGGAGATTGTTTCTAAATCACTGGGGCATGGTAGATGATATCCACATGGTGATTGTCTTCATCCACTTAACACATGATACATGTAATAAGTGATAAATTATGACCTCTCATCCATACATCATGGTTGAATTGTGACCATGATTTATCACTCAGCACACTGTTGGATCTGGTTTTCTacgcgcccaaacgcagcggaagttttaaaaattttagatcttgacattcaagatgtgttttgctttgggcgctcgtatgattataacaaaaacatacataggatgttagaATCGTTATACATTTGGTGAATTAATCACTGGACACCAATCGATCCGGTATTACAGATCtggctcttgatgaatccctacgaactttcttcaagagactcctttcGTGTCGTCTAATCAGGTCGACGACTGAATTGTTTgatcctcttccaaattgcactagtAAATATGGAAGAGATTTTGCGTAGAAGAGGAAAAAATTGAGAGATGGCACAACAATATTTCCTTTCAAAAAGGGTTGGccgattttttttctttggagGTGGAATTCTCGAATGATTGAGGTAGGTGGCTAGGGTTTTTCTTTGCAAcctttatttataattaaattatagcctaattacataattaacattaatgagcttgatttaactaattgagctagtccaactagtttaattaatttaatcaaatcccattaaaactttaattattttatgttggacttgtactcctacaagcccataaaacatattacccaccatatttaatttattaattaataaactcaacttttgagcttaataaattaaatacattataaattcaacatttgaatttattatttaaattatatattcaactacttgaattttcatcacctccaaaatttaatatttaataaacccaacatttgagtttaataaattaaattctcaaattttataaattcaactccttgaatttattctatcaaaatttaattatcataaattcaactccttgaatttactatataatataaattcaacttcttaaaTTTactctctcaacgggaacaaacaatcaagtacttgtgtgaccctcaatggttcagggatacagctagccgtgggttcacaactctttgtgattcaggacataatcctttattcgggcttaccctagttagctccattcttttcatcaacaccttgatcaagaatgtcagaactcatttttgattgcacccatcggatcatggtaagagcgtctagtagcatcgccccttGATCCCcaaggtatcactgatagtgcctgcaagaaccagtcgattatgattaacgtacagtacggtcccttcatctcatatatcccgatcgaatctgcaaccattggttcatcgagggcttgcatattaattcgatcatAATGTGATAActttaatagtggcatcgcgtgtactattggagaactctttctccaacgtacatctcatactctggccagagattcatgcactattattacatcatatcacataggatatccacacccgcaggtgagcggtgaatccccgactacaatgcactggctcctatatgtgtcgcaactgtacccaacctcgccacctgatgactctcctggagccagTAAACGAGttaaagcacagccctagcatatagagcctcagtgttgtcccgggtcgtaaggactaatggtgtacaatcatatgcacggacttatcctctcgatgaatgataaccacttgaaaagtccgagggagggttgttcggtataatcatcatatgactacccatctgccatgtttggacatctctatgcccttaccaagaaacgcagtacacaacatcacagatgctagtctcaagctcaagtgacctttatccttgttttaggcggctgaatcgactaggaacgaatttagattatacaatgtttacaaacgagtttcaacatcgaattacgattcatttgtattaaagtataatcaaggtctttatctatgtttgataacatgtgtatacagataaagaaataacaaaccatgaaataatgaattatattaaaataaagattgttaattacaactgagtcaataaaatccctagccaacagttggcttgcagggcatctactctaacaatctcccacttgccctagagccaactacccataaactttaatcccattgcttcgcgatgcttctcaaacaatggtcctggcaagggcttcgtaagtggatcagcaacgttatctgcagaggggactctttggactgatatgtctcccctttcccacaatctcccggatgatgtggaatttcctcagtatatgtttagatcgctgatgagaccatggttcctttgcttgcgcaacggcaccagtgttgtcgcagtacaccgggactggatcaactcctttaggaataacgcccaactcttggacaaaattcctcattcAAACAagcctctttggctgcagcagatgcagcaatgtactcagcttcagtggtggaatccgcaacggtgtcttgcttggaacgtttccaagagacagccacaccattaagcatgaatacaaaaccagaggtcgatttcgaatcatctacatcatattagaagctagaatcagtgtagcttccaattttaattctccacccccatagaccatgaacaaattcttagtccttctcaagtacttaagaatgtctttcacggccttccaatgcattggaccagggtttgcccgatatctgcttgtaacactcaaagcataagcaatgtcaggacgtgtcgatatcataccatacataatactaccaatagctgacgcatatggaatacgtgtcatcatctctatctcttcatcagttttgggacacattgccttagattgagtaacaccatgacacattggtaagtatcctctcttggactcttccatagagaatcgttttataatggtatcgatataggtggTTTGGGTGAGTCCCAAcatcctttttgatctatccctatagatttgtattcctaatacataggatgcttcacccatgtccttcatggagaatttacttgtcaaccatactttagttgattgcagtaatcctacatcattcccaatgagcatgatatcatcaacataaagtactaggaatgtcaccgcactcccactaacttttttgtacacgcatggttcctcaggattcttagcaaaaccaaactctttgatagtgctatcaaatctgaggttccaactccttgatgcctgcttgagaccatatattgatctctgaagtttgcataccttatgctcacttcctattgatgtgtatccctcaggttgagatatctaaatttcttctttgatgtctccattgaggaatgcagtctttacatccatttgtcatatctcatagtcataccatgctgctatggctagtagtattctaatggacttaaacatagcaactggtgaaaaagtttcctcatagtcaactccttgcctttgagtataaccttttgcaaccagtcttgctttgaaggtcactacttTCCCATCCGTCCCAAGCTTTCTTTtctagatccatttgcatcttatgggaacgattccctcaggtggatccactaatgtccagacttggtttgaatacatagagtccatttctgactgcatggcttcgagccatttggttgaatcagtatcagatattgcttctttgaaattcattggatcacatccaacacaagactcatcatggccttgttcatgaagaagcgtatatctggcatgtggtctaataaccctatcagaccttctagaagcttgtacttcaattactggttcttgggaaatgggttcaacttctatagttgagggagtatcttgaatttcttcaagttctatcatcttaccttttctatctaatagaaatttcttttccaaaaaggtggcatttcttgaaacaaacacttttgcttcattgggtgatagaaataatatccaacagaattctttggatatcctacaaagtagcacaaaatggatctactatccaatttgtctcccactgtttGCTTCACGTAAgctggacatccccatattctcatgtaagaatatttgggagtttttcccatccatatctcatatggcgttttatccactgctttactATGGACATTATTTAACAACATTGCCgaagtttcaagcgcaaagccccaaaacgatgtaggcaattcagtgaatcccatcatggatcgaaccatgtccatcaaggttcgatttcgacgttcagaaacatcattcaactgtggtgttgttggtggagtccactgtgagagaatctcattctcttttagataatccaaaaattcagcacttaagtattctccacatcgatcagatcgaagtgccttaatacttctttccagctgattttctacttcagatctgaactctttgaacttttcaaatgcttcagatttgtgtttcatcaaataaacgtacccatacctcgaatggtcattagtaaaggtaatgaattaggaatgcccatattttgtgctaacacttagcgggccacaaacgtctgtgtggatcaaatccagtagaccatgcgcacattccacgtttccatcgaatggagtcttggtcatttttccttttagacaggacttacaAGCAGGTACAGAATttttgtctgacaagtcaaacataccttctcccactagcttgtgcatccttctttgggaaatatgacctagtctaacgtgccatatttgtgtgggatttggatcatctaactttattttgtttgttgttgaaatcatgtttacttggacattcacttatcatttccagaacatttctggcacatataatttcttatgtccggacttcatgcagtgaaataaatatgttctaacttagcgactttgtaggccttttaagtgtctttcagagtttgcctcttattgggattgtttttcttgtgaggggcaaaacatttctttcccttaccttgtgggccatttttcgtccGACGAGAGGCCCATTATAAAAACAACGATTTTCTTATTtcatggtgatctcataagtcataagcgtattgactagctcttcaaggctattatatatcttatttaacttgaagttcaccataaccccgtcaaatgaggaagagaaagacaacaaattgatgttatcaattaattcgttaggaatcacatattccaggcccaccacattctcaataagcgcAATCATATGTACAACATGCTCATGGGctagagccccatcttgcatgtgtgtagtcatgagctccttgaaagtagtgtgcatcatcgtatgagtttcatgcaccatgcaactcttgcacgttcattcgaatgtcagcagcattcaaaatttcctcaaactgtccctacagttcatttgacatagaagcgagcatgttacactttagcatGTATAATATGAtcttaccatcttgcatgcttagtcagttcagcaggactgacaatagtgtgtatgtcattttctccgaattcagaacaattttcccaaccagtcttgaaaattagattcgattaGCTTGTTGATAATAAAAATGGATTATGTGACAAAATCGAAAATACACTGatacggaaacagaataatggttgctgattattttaaaataattttaagatataaaatatggatttcattttataaatttccctcccactattttgacattttcaccaccctctgatgaaaaagggaaatcgtatttccttagtgggcacgtagagtccaattagccaattataatcccgaataatatcagccaattataatttctaaaaggtagaatctaattgcatccctatgcaacctccgcgtgtttcgCCTCACATTTAATAAGGACctaataatatgacgccgtttattttcgcgtgtcaaaccgacccatcaatgttgaattgtAGTAGGCGGTccccatgagttcccccaataatatgagccgaaatcatgggagttccactcaattcacatcatatgtccggtggaaatcacagctttccggcgtacaggccccctcaataatatgagccagacactgtctgcgggtagcgatcaacatgcaaccacggttgatggaaggcaaggaaaaattaaa from the Primulina tabacum isolate GXHZ01 chromosome 8, ASM2559414v2, whole genome shotgun sequence genome contains:
- the LOC142554840 gene encoding photosystem II reaction center W protein, chloroplastic-like; translation: MAAISTFASTSPIARAAPAQRRFAVRPSAVIGLPSMSNINTGKVRCTMEGGKGTEESESKLGVAASSFMASACAAAMSSPAALALVDDRLSTEGTGLPFGLSNNLLVWILAGVFALIWALYFVYTASLDEDEESGLSL